The sequence below is a genomic window from Sardina pilchardus chromosome 9, fSarPil1.1, whole genome shotgun sequence.
tggctgtgtgtgtgtgtgggagagagagagagagagagagagagagagagagaaagagagtgtgtgtgtgtgcttgggggtGGGAGGGATTCTATTGACTGAAGGACGTGTGAGCAGGATCCTGCCTGGGTTTCCCACACTATCCATTTATTACCCAGTATTCCCTAGGGGGAAGTGGGGGCCTCCAACAATGGAAGTGTGCCTTCCTCAAGGGGACAGGATAATTGTGTTCAATTGACATGCACAATGTGAGCAttcgtgtgactgtgtgtgtgtgtgtgtgtgtgtgtgtgtgtgtgtgtgtgtgtgtgtgtgtgtgtgtgtgtgtgtgtgtttgtgagtgaataaaaaaaacccacttTATATTGAACAATTTCCACATTAATCTTCTCAAAACTAAATCTTATTATTTTATATCTgtcattaataaaaaaatagctTGTGTGACAGatataaaaataaatcaaagaCAAGCACAATCCACTATTCACCATCAGTTCATTCATACAATGTTTTTATTTCCAATTACAGAATACCCTGTATTTTCTATATGTGCAATACTGCTCTGGGAATCAGCCATTATGCCCACCACCCATGTGCAGACAGTTTATTTGTCAGAGAGGTTTCCCAGGTAATAAAAGTGAGTGTAACGACCTGCTTGTGTTTAGTCTGTGCCATTGCTATCGCAAAAGTCCGGTCCCTCTGCTTTTGGCCGTAAGGCCAGTTAAGCATGAAATAATTGATGCCTGTGCCATTGTTGTGGCCGACTCACCCACTGGCCTGGGAGTGTGGGAAACCTAATCTTGCCCGGGACTCATGCCTTTGTAATGCTAATGAGGTCCTATAAATAGGGGAGAGCGAGCCACCCTCAGCTCACAGACCGCTTGTCTTCCTCTGAGGagaacacctctctctctcgctctctcttgctcttgcgCTCTTGCTGACCACAAGAATGGCTCCCATCATCAACATGGACTTTGCCAGCCCAAAGCTTTCCAACAAGGAAAAACATAAAGTAAGTAATGCTTCTAGTGCTTTGAAATAACTTGATCGTTCCTTTTATTGAATGCGTGTGCTTTGATCCTGTGCCCATGAAACTAATCAAACTTTTTGCTCTTCTTCAACTTTAGCTGAGAAAACCAGTTGTGGAGAAAATGCGCAGAGATCGCATCAACACCAGCATCGAGCAGCTCAAAGCCATGCTGGAGAAGGAGTTCCACAAGCAGGACCCCAACACCAAGCTGGAGAAAGCCGACATCCTGGAGATGACAGTGGCCTTCCTGAAGCAGCAGCTGCAGTCCCGAAGCTCGGCCCCCCAGCAGGCCCACAGCGACGGCTACTCCCAGTGCTGGAGGGAGACGTTGCACTTCCTCTCCATCAACTCCAAGGTGGACACCAGCCTCCTGCGTCTCAGCCAGTCCAGCCCACCTCGTGCTGCCAGAGACTTACCGCTGTCTCCTGTCACTCCGAAACAGAACCAGGTGTCACTGAAGCAGGGCGCTGTCACACAGAAGCCAGTCTGGAGACCCTGGTAGACTCGTTCAACTCATTCAGACTCTCATGTGAACCTGATGGATGTTGTGTACCATCATGGTGTAGGAAACGTATATTTCCAAATGTTTAACATAGCTACTTCTGTTCATGTTGAAATAGAGTAAGaagttgtgtgttgatgtttctCTTGAAGAGAAGCTAAATGCTAAATTGTCACTTCATGTTGAAGTatttattttggaaaataatggATTTGCTGTGCATTTATTTTTACTAAAATCTATTATTTTACTAAATTAAATAtccattaatagcctattgtggcTGAAACATATAATGTTACATGTGTTTTCATATTGAAGATCATGTTGACAGTTGAATTGTTACTCAGAATTAGCGTCTTGTGTACAGTTCCTTTGAATCTTGATTATATTTGATCATTTTGTGTGGACTATAATGCTGTCCCTCTTTCATTTTATGCCACAATGGTATACGCATTTTAGGCACTGTGTGTCTGAATTTGCTACTTAATAAATACTATAAATCTTATTTTCTCTACcttctgttttcatttttgcAATGAATAAATCCCACTAAAACTTTATAAGAGCTTTTTGAAATTTAACTGAGTGAGGTAGAGGCATTCATGCCTGCAACTTCTCACCTCACATTGGGAGAATCAGAGTAATGACAGCAGTGTCTGATGTAAAATTGAGTTCATAGACATTGACATAGAAATACTTCATGATACGTCATTTCAATAGGCTACTGatcatttttttaaagcaaaacTTTAAAAATATTCAGCattttcacacattcacacacacacaatcaaacaaacacctACATGTTTGTTGCACCTGTTTCTGTTTTGTTATTCTATGTATTTCTTATTATTCTAT
It includes:
- the LOC134092903 gene encoding transcription factor HES-5-like, whose product is MAPIINMDFASPKLSNKEKHKLRKPVVEKMRRDRINTSIEQLKAMLEKEFHKQDPNTKLEKADILEMTVAFLKQQLQSRSSAPQQAHSDGYSQCWRETLHFLSINSKVDTSLLRLSQSSPPRAARDLPLSPVTPKQNQVSLKQGAVTQKPVWRPW